The region TGCAGCGCGGTTTCCGCTACCTGCCGAGCAATGTAGACCGCGGTATTTAAGGTATCGCCGCCAAAGCCACGGCTGAGATCCGCGCCTTTTTGCGACAGTTCAATCATGCATTCGCCGATCACGGCAAGATTCTGGGTGGTCATAATCAACGGCCCTGGCTGAAAGAAAGAAGAAAACAAAGGGATGCGCAATGCCTTCAGTCTCAACGCAAGGGCGGGTGGGAGTCAATGGAAATAAAACGATGTTTTAATTAATTTATGATCGCGATCGGGAAACCGAAAAGTTTCCCGATGCGAAGCGAGCCGCCCGCCGCTATTTAGCGGCTGCACGCAGGTCGGTGACGCTATGGCCACCGATACCCCAATTGTCGGTTTCTACTTCATCAATGACCACCACGGTGGTCGCCGGGTTTTTCCCCAGCGTATCCACCAACAGTTGCGTCACGCCGGCGATCAGCTGTTTCTTTTGCTCCGGCGTCGCGCCTTCGCGAGTAATTTTGATATTTACGTAGGGCATATTTTTTCCTTGGTTATTGATACCGTTTCCAATGTAGAAGGCTTTTGCCGCCGCTTAAAGTT is a window of Serratia plymuthica DNA encoding:
- a CDS encoding 4-oxalocrotonate tautomerase family protein; protein product: MGNGINNQGKNMPYVNIKITREGATPEQKKQLIAGVTQLLVDTLGKNPATTVVVIDEVETDNWGIGGHSVTDLRAAAK